The DNA segment CTCAAACAGGACGTCCGGCCGGTAGGGCCTTTCGGCGACGCCCTCCGCCGGGTTCACCACCCACGAGAGCGGCGCGTAGCAGAGTTCCAACTCGCGCGCCAGCGCGAACTCCGGCGCCAGCGTCATCCCCACCAGCGACGCCCCCTGGGAGGCGA comes from the Planctomycetota bacterium genome and includes:
- a CDS encoding phosphorylase; translation: ASQGASLVGMTLAPEFALARELELCYAPLSWVVNPAEGVAERPYRPDVLFEGMATAEELAEGDRAAARLPEILAEAIGRIASDRPCHCRRAMQRYRDEGRL